CTCGTCAGCGGGGCGACGGGCAAGGAAGGGTTCGACGAGGCCGCGGCTATGGCCCGCTATCTGCAATCGCGCGGCGTGCCGGCTGGCGTCATTATTGAAGATAATCAAGGCTGGACGACGGACGCCACGGCCCGCAACGCTGCGGCCCTGATGCGCCAACACGGCTGGCACACGGCCATGGTGGCCACGCAATACTTTCACGTGCCCCGCTTCCGGCTGGCGCTGGAGCGCAGCGGCATCACCGTCAGCGGCCACGTGCACGCGCCCTATTTCGAGCTGCGCGACCTGTATTCCGTGCCGCGCGAAACGGTGGGCTATGCCGTGTATTTCATGCGCCATTGATCCTGGCTTATTCCCTGACTCACTCGCTCCAGTCGCGCGAGCGTTCCACCGCGCGCTGCCATTTATGCAAGCGCGTCAGCCGTTCGTCGGCCGCCATCTTTGGCTCGAATCGGCGCCCCACCTGCCACTGGGCGGCGATCTCGTCCTGCGAGGCCCAGAAGCCCACGGCCAGGCCCGCCAGGTAGGCGGCGCCCAGGGCCGTCGTTTCCGTCACCACGGGGCGCACCACGGGGACATTGAGTATGTCGGCCTGGAACTGCATCAGCATGTCGTTGCGGGCCGCGCCGCCATCCACGCGCAACTCGGATAGCGCAATGCCCGCGTCGTCCTGCATGGCGGACAACACATCGACGTTCTGGTAGGCCACGCCCTCCAATGCGGCGCGCGCGATGTGGGCCTTGCCCGTGCCGCGCGTGATGCCG
This window of the Janthinobacterium agaricidamnosum genome carries:
- a CDS encoding YdcF family protein; the encoded protein is MRKITVLGLTTAGVFLLATAALVLAGLNDKLAPADVIVVPGNTILPDGTPSPRLQARLDAALTQFQERRAPHILVSGATGKEGFDEAAAMARYLQSRGVPAGVIIEDNQGWTTDATARNAAALMRQHGWHTAMVATQYFHVPRFRLALERSGITVSGHVHAPYFELRDLYSVPRETVGYAVYFMRH